In Oryza sativa Japonica Group chromosome 2, ASM3414082v1, the following are encoded in one genomic region:
- the LOC4328222 gene encoding uncharacterized LOC4328222 precursor, with protein MASSRVVVAVALLVAAVLAAFGALAPACEGARVMREGAAVVGKMSSYQPPVRHKPPVPPSGPSHRHNKRATVPRKRKHFPPSGPSYHDPHS; from the coding sequence ATGGCTTCTTCTCGGGTTGTCGTCGCGGTGGCGCTGCTCGTGGCGGCGGTGCTCGCCGCGTTCGGTGCGCTGGCGCCGGCGTGCGAGGGCGCGAGGGTGATGCGcgagggcgccgccgtcgtcggcaagATGTCGAGCTACCAGCCGCCGGTGAGGCATAAGCCTCCCGTCCCGCCGTCGGGGCCGTCGCACAGGCACAACAAGAGGGCGACAGTcccgaggaagaggaagcacTTCCCGCCGTCGGGCCCGTCGTACCACGATCCGCACAGCTGA
- the LOC4328223 gene encoding mitogen-activated protein kinase 13 isoform X2: MAGGGVVDGVRRWLRRRRGRTASAYQPLRSSSLARHPGGDGGLEVVPGPFALPAAIRVPARNSPPPPDAQLRNERTSDMEFFTEYGEASQYQIQEVVGKGSYGVVAAAVDTHTGERVAIKKINDVFEHVSDAIRILREIKVLRLLRHPDIVVIKHIMLPPTRREFRDIYVVFELMESDLHQVIEANHDLSPEHHRFFLYQLLCALKYIHSANVFHRDLKPKNILANSDCKLKICDFGLARVAFNDSPSTIFWTDYVATRWYRAPELCGSFFSKYTPAIDIWSIGCIFAEILTGRPLFPGRNVVHQLDLITDLLGTPSSETLSRIRNENARGYLTGMQRKHPIPFSHKFHNADPLALRLLERLLAFDPKDRPTAEEALADPYFRGISKLSREPSRLPVSKFEFEFERRKLTKDDVREMIYREILEYHPQMLQEYIRGGEQISFLYPSGVDRFKRQFAHLEENYSRGERSTPLRRQHASLPRERVCSSVDSNNQDSDNEERRAISSIARTMISPPRSQEKGKNRASAYPNGIINLNSNPKIYLKSASISASTCIIRGNKGPKVFAYCQYDDSA; this comes from the exons ATGGCCGGGGGAGGGGTCGTCGACGGCGTCCGCAGatggctccgccgccgccgcggccgcaccgcctccgcctATCAGCCCTTGCGCTCGTCTTCCCTGGCGCGCCACcctggcggcgacggtgggctCGAGGTGGTCCCGGGCCCCTTCgcgctccccgccgccatcCGCGTCCCTGCGCgcaactcgccgccgccgcccgacgcccAGCTCAGGAACGAG AGAACATCGGACATGGAGTTCTTTACGGAATACGGGGAGGCAAGCCAATATCAGATTCAAGAGGTCGTTGGCAAGGGAAGCTATGGAGTAGTTGCTGCTGCAGTAGATACTCACACTGGGGAGAGAGTTGCAATCAAGAAGATCAATGATGTTTTTGAGCATGTTTCAGATGCCATCCGCATTCTGCGGGAAATCAAAGTTCTTCGGCTTCTCCGCCACCCAGACATTGTTGTGATCAAGCACATCATGCTCCCTCCTACCCGAAGGGAGTTCAGGGATATTTATGTTGTTTTTGAACTCATGGAGTCAGATCTACATCAAGTTATCGAAGCAAATCATGACCTTAGCCCAGAGCATCACCGTTTTTTCTTGTACCAACTTCTTTGTGCTCTCAAGTACATACATTCAG CTAATGTATTTCATCGTGACTTAAAGCCAAAGAACATACTGGCCAATTCAGACTGCAAACTGAAGATTTGTGATTTTGGACTTGCACGTGTAGCATTTAATGATTCACCTTCAACAATTTTTTGGACC GATTATGTGGCAACAAGGTGGTACCGAGCTCCTGAATTATGTGGTTCTTTTTTCTCCAAA TACACCCCTGCAATTGATATTTGGAGTATAGGGTGCATTTTTGCTGAAATTCTCACCGGAAGACCATTATTTCCTGGGAGGAATGTTGTGCACCAGTTAGATCTAATAACAGATCTACTTGGAACTCCATCATCTGAAACTTTATCACGG ATTCGTAATGAGAATGCCAGGGGATATTTAACTGGCATGCAGAGGAAACATCCTATCCCCTTTTCTCATAAGTTTCATAATGCTGATCCTCTCGCTTTGCGCCTGCTAGAGCGTTTACTTGCATTTGATCCTAAAGATCGACCTACTGCTGAAGAG GCTTTAGCTGATCCATATTTTAGAGGAATTTCTAAGTTGAGCCGGGAGCCTTCAAGACTGCCAGTTTCAAAATTTGAGTTTGAATTTGAGCGAAGGAAACTGACAAAGGATGATGTAAGAGAAATGATATATCGAGAG ATATTAGAGTACCATCCCCAAATGCTTCAGGAGTACATCAGAGGTGGAGAACAAATTAGCTTCCTCTATCCAAG TGGGGTTGATCGTTTCAAACGGCAGTTTGCTCATCTTGAGGAGAACTACAGCAGAGGAGAAAGAAGTACCCCCTTGCGGAGACAGCATGCGTCTTTGCCAAG GGAAAGAGTATGCTCATCAGTAGATAGCAATAATCAAGACTCTGACAATGAAGAGAGGAGAGCGATATCTTCTATTGCCCGAACTATGATAAGTCCCCCAAGATCACAAGAAAAGGGCAAGAATCGTGCATCTGCTTATCCAAATGGCATAATCAATCTAAACTCCAATCCTAAGATCTATTTAAAGAGTGCTAGTATCAGTGCTTCAACGTGCATCATTAGAGGGAATAAAGGCCCGAAGGTATTTGCCTACTGCCAGTATGATGACAGTGCTTAA
- the LOC4328223 gene encoding mitogen-activated protein kinase 13 isoform 2 (isoform 2 is encoded by transcript variant 3) — protein MEFFTEYGEASQYQIQEVVGKGSYGVVAAAVDTHTGERVAIKKINDVFEHVSDAIRILREIKVLRLLRHPDIVVIKHIMLPPTRREFRDIYVVFELMESDLHQVIEANHDLSPEHHRFFLYQLLCALKYIHSANVFHRDLKPKNILANSDCKLKICDFGLARVAFNDSPSTIFWTDYVATRWYRAPELCGSFFSKYTPAIDIWSIGCIFAEILTGRPLFPGRNVVHQLDLITDLLGTPSSETLSRIRNENARGYLTGMQRKHPIPFSHKFHNADPLALRLLERLLAFDPKDRPTAEEALADPYFRGISKLSREPSRLPVSKFEFEFERRKLTKDDVREMIYREILEYHPQMLQEYIRGGEQISFLYPSGVDRFKRQFAHLEENYSRGERSTPLRRQHASLPRERVCSSVDSNNQDSDNEERRAISSIARTMISPPRSQEKGKNRASAYPNGIINLNSNPKIYLKSASISASTCIIRGNKGPKVFAYCQYDDSA, from the exons ATGGAGTTCTTTACGGAATACGGGGAGGCAAGCCAATATCAGATTCAAGAGGTCGTTGGCAAGGGAAGCTATGGAGTAGTTGCTGCTGCAGTAGATACTCACACTGGGGAGAGAGTTGCAATCAAGAAGATCAATGATGTTTTTGAGCATGTTTCAGATGCCATCCGCATTCTGCGGGAAATCAAAGTTCTTCGGCTTCTCCGCCACCCAGACATTGTTGTGATCAAGCACATCATGCTCCCTCCTACCCGAAGGGAGTTCAGGGATATTTATGTTGTTTTTGAACTCATGGAGTCAGATCTACATCAAGTTATCGAAGCAAATCATGACCTTAGCCCAGAGCATCACCGTTTTTTCTTGTACCAACTTCTTTGTGCTCTCAAGTACATACATTCAG CTAATGTATTTCATCGTGACTTAAAGCCAAAGAACATACTGGCCAATTCAGACTGCAAACTGAAGATTTGTGATTTTGGACTTGCACGTGTAGCATTTAATGATTCACCTTCAACAATTTTTTGGACC GATTATGTGGCAACAAGGTGGTACCGAGCTCCTGAATTATGTGGTTCTTTTTTCTCCAAA TACACCCCTGCAATTGATATTTGGAGTATAGGGTGCATTTTTGCTGAAATTCTCACCGGAAGACCATTATTTCCTGGGAGGAATGTTGTGCACCAGTTAGATCTAATAACAGATCTACTTGGAACTCCATCATCTGAAACTTTATCACGG ATTCGTAATGAGAATGCCAGGGGATATTTAACTGGCATGCAGAGGAAACATCCTATCCCCTTTTCTCATAAGTTTCATAATGCTGATCCTCTCGCTTTGCGCCTGCTAGAGCGTTTACTTGCATTTGATCCTAAAGATCGACCTACTGCTGAAGAG GCTTTAGCTGATCCATATTTTAGAGGAATTTCTAAGTTGAGCCGGGAGCCTTCAAGACTGCCAGTTTCAAAATTTGAGTTTGAATTTGAGCGAAGGAAACTGACAAAGGATGATGTAAGAGAAATGATATATCGAGAG ATATTAGAGTACCATCCCCAAATGCTTCAGGAGTACATCAGAGGTGGAGAACAAATTAGCTTCCTCTATCCAAG TGGGGTTGATCGTTTCAAACGGCAGTTTGCTCATCTTGAGGAGAACTACAGCAGAGGAGAAAGAAGTACCCCCTTGCGGAGACAGCATGCGTCTTTGCCAAG GGAAAGAGTATGCTCATCAGTAGATAGCAATAATCAAGACTCTGACAATGAAGAGAGGAGAGCGATATCTTCTATTGCCCGAACTATGATAAGTCCCCCAAGATCACAAGAAAAGGGCAAGAATCGTGCATCTGCTTATCCAAATGGCATAATCAATCTAAACTCCAATCCTAAGATCTATTTAAAGAGTGCTAGTATCAGTGCTTCAACGTGCATCATTAGAGGGAATAAAGGCCCGAAGGTATTTGCCTACTGCCAGTATGATGACAGTGCTTAA
- the LOC4328223 gene encoding mitogen-activated protein kinase 13 isoform 1 (isoform 1 is encoded by transcript variant 1) — MEFFTEYGEASQYQIQEVVGKGSYGVVAAAVDTHTGERVAIKKINDVFEHVSDAIRILREIKVLRLLRHPDIVVIKHIMLPPTRREFRDIYVVFELMESDLHQVIEANHDLSPEHHRFFLYQLLCALKYIHSANVFHRDLKPKNILANSDCKLKICDFGLARVAFNDSPSTIFWTDYVATRWYRAPELCGSFFSKYTPAIDIWSIGCIFAEILTGRPLFPGRNVVHQLDLITDLLGTPSSETLSRIRNENARGYLTGMQRKHPIPFSHKFHNADPLALRLLERLLAFDPKDRPTAEEALADPYFRGISKLSREPSRLPVSKFEFEFERRKLTKDDVREMIYREILEYHPQMLQEYIRGGEQISFLYPSGVDRFKRQFAHLEENYSRGERSTPLRRQHASLPRERVCSSVDSNNQDSDNEERRAISSIARTMISPPRSQEKGKNRASAYPNGIINLNSNPKIYLKSASISASTCIIRGNKGPKENGISEDMEEVVYELSDNVTRMLS, encoded by the exons ATGGAGTTCTTTACGGAATACGGGGAGGCAAGCCAATATCAGATTCAAGAGGTCGTTGGCAAGGGAAGCTATGGAGTAGTTGCTGCTGCAGTAGATACTCACACTGGGGAGAGAGTTGCAATCAAGAAGATCAATGATGTTTTTGAGCATGTTTCAGATGCCATCCGCATTCTGCGGGAAATCAAAGTTCTTCGGCTTCTCCGCCACCCAGACATTGTTGTGATCAAGCACATCATGCTCCCTCCTACCCGAAGGGAGTTCAGGGATATTTATGTTGTTTTTGAACTCATGGAGTCAGATCTACATCAAGTTATCGAAGCAAATCATGACCTTAGCCCAGAGCATCACCGTTTTTTCTTGTACCAACTTCTTTGTGCTCTCAAGTACATACATTCAG CTAATGTATTTCATCGTGACTTAAAGCCAAAGAACATACTGGCCAATTCAGACTGCAAACTGAAGATTTGTGATTTTGGACTTGCACGTGTAGCATTTAATGATTCACCTTCAACAATTTTTTGGACC GATTATGTGGCAACAAGGTGGTACCGAGCTCCTGAATTATGTGGTTCTTTTTTCTCCAAA TACACCCCTGCAATTGATATTTGGAGTATAGGGTGCATTTTTGCTGAAATTCTCACCGGAAGACCATTATTTCCTGGGAGGAATGTTGTGCACCAGTTAGATCTAATAACAGATCTACTTGGAACTCCATCATCTGAAACTTTATCACGG ATTCGTAATGAGAATGCCAGGGGATATTTAACTGGCATGCAGAGGAAACATCCTATCCCCTTTTCTCATAAGTTTCATAATGCTGATCCTCTCGCTTTGCGCCTGCTAGAGCGTTTACTTGCATTTGATCCTAAAGATCGACCTACTGCTGAAGAG GCTTTAGCTGATCCATATTTTAGAGGAATTTCTAAGTTGAGCCGGGAGCCTTCAAGACTGCCAGTTTCAAAATTTGAGTTTGAATTTGAGCGAAGGAAACTGACAAAGGATGATGTAAGAGAAATGATATATCGAGAG ATATTAGAGTACCATCCCCAAATGCTTCAGGAGTACATCAGAGGTGGAGAACAAATTAGCTTCCTCTATCCAAG TGGGGTTGATCGTTTCAAACGGCAGTTTGCTCATCTTGAGGAGAACTACAGCAGAGGAGAAAGAAGTACCCCCTTGCGGAGACAGCATGCGTCTTTGCCAAG GGAAAGAGTATGCTCATCAGTAGATAGCAATAATCAAGACTCTGACAATGAAGAGAGGAGAGCGATATCTTCTATTGCCCGAACTATGATAAGTCCCCCAAGATCACAAGAAAAGGGCAAGAATCGTGCATCTGCTTATCCAAATGGCATAATCAATCTAAACTCCAATCCTAAGATCTATTTAAAGAGTGCTAGTATCAGTGCTTCAACGTGCATCATTAGAGGGAATAAAGGCCCGAAG GAGAATGGTATCTCTGAGGACATGGAAGAGGTTGTCTATGAGTTGTCAGATAATGTGACCAGGATGCTCTCCTAG
- the LOC4328224 gene encoding wee1-like protein kinase, which translates to MLRTKTPRPRGGKSRRATAAAGKEREREREREREGRSPSGELSLQLEHVSLFSFLADAPREGAAAARTPFTPFEELLEGSCDPDPTPPPPLPPLQPQATPMDADEVVEEKDSGILSQDFFCTPDYITPDAPQLGSGFDANKENIPCPNSPEKSVCRSKRYKRDCSPKGLGSNDIFDSQWIAPVQFEGLDDSEEEQLKESSSHKRGSYVSQSAVALRCRVMPPPCIRNPYLNTDHQIDDNVFGGRQCKSSGFSPSVDGDGLSRYRTDFHEIEQIGRGNFSVVFKVLKRIDGCLYAVKRSIRQLHNDRERRQAVKEVQALAALGCHENIVGYFTSWFENKQLFIQMELCDRCLSMDRNQPLKCGEALELLYQICKGLDFIHERGIAHLDVKPDNIYVRNGVYKLGDFGCATLIDRSLAIEDGDSRYMPPEMLNDKYEHLDKVDIFSLGAAIYELIRGTQLPDSGPQFTSLREGKIALLPGCPMQFQSLIKSMMDPDPVRRPSAKEVLRHPIFDKLHKAPAKK; encoded by the exons ATGCTGAGGACGAAGACCccgcggccgcgcggcggcaaGTCCCGCCGCGCCACGGCtgcggcggggaaggagagggagagggagagggagagggagagggaggggaggtcgCCGTCGGGGGAGCTGTCGCTGCAGCTCGAGCAcgtctccctcttctccttcctcgccgacgccccccgcgagggcgccgccgcggcgcgcaccCCCTTCACGCCCTTCGAGGAGCTGCTCGAGGGGTCCTGCGACCCGGACCCGACCCCGCCTCCGCCCCTACCTCCGCTGCAGCCGCAGGCCACGCCAATGGACGCCGACGAGGTCGTGGAGGAGAAGGATAGTGGCATCCTCAGCCAGGATTTCTTCTG TACCCCGGATTACATCACGCCAGATGCGCCGCAGCTCGGGAGCGGCTTCGACGCCAATAAG GAGAATATCCCTTGCCCCAATTCTCCAGAGAAATCAGTCTGTAGGAGCAAGAGATACAAGAGAG ATTGTTCCCCCAAAGGCCTTGGCTCCAATGACATTTTTGATAGCCAGTGGATTGCTCCAGTTCAGTTTGAAGGTCTAGATGATTCAGAGGAGGAACAGCTGAAGGAATCTAGTTCGCACAAGAGAGGTAGTTATGTCTCCCAATCGGCAGTGGCTCTTCGCTGCCGGGTGATGCCTCCACCATGCATCAGGAATCCATACCTCAATACAGATCATCAAATAGATGATAATGTTTTTGGTGGGAGACAATGCAAATCATCAG GGTTTTCTCCTTCTGTTGATGGTGATGGCCTTTCACGCTATCGAACTGATTTCCATGAGATTGAG CAAATTGGACGTGGAAACTTCAGTGTTGTGTTCAAAGTTCTGAAGAGGATAGATGGCTGCTTATATGCAGTAAAACGGAGTATCAGGCAACTGCATAATGACAGGGAAAG GAGGCAAGCAGTGAAGGAAGTTCAAGCTTTGGCAGCCTTAG GGTGCCATGAGAACATTGTTGGATATTTCACTTCTTGGTTTGAGAACAAACAGCTTTTTATTCAAATGGAACTGTGTGACCGCTGCCTGTCCATGGATAGAAATCAGCCGCTGAAATGTGGGGAAGCCCTGGAACTGCTGTACCAG ATCTGCAAAGGCTTGGACTTCATTCATGAACGTGGTATTGCACACCTTGATGTGAAGCCAGATAACATATATGTCAGAAATGGTGTTTATAAGCTTGGTGATTTTGGTTGTGCTACACTTATTGATCGGAGTTTggcaattgaagatggagattCACGTTATATGCCTCCAGAGATGCTGAACGACAAGTATGAGCATCTTGACAAGGTGGATATCTTTTCTCTTGGGGCAGCTATCTATGAACTTATAAGAGGTACCCAGCTTCCTGATTCTGGACCTCAGTTCACAAGTCTCCGGGAGGGAAAAATTGCGTTGCTTCCAGGATGCCCAATGCAATTTCAGAGTTTAATAAAG TCCATGATGGATCCTGATCCAGTGAGGCGGCCATCTGCGAAAGAAGTCCTGAGACATCCCATCTTTGATAAGCTTCACAAGGCCCCAGCGAAGAAATAG
- the LOC4328223 gene encoding mitogen-activated protein kinase 13 isoform X1 has translation MAGGGVVDGVRRWLRRRRGRTASAYQPLRSSSLARHPGGDGGLEVVPGPFALPAAIRVPARNSPPPPDAQLRNERTSDMEFFTEYGEASQYQIQEVVGKGSYGVVAAAVDTHTGERVAIKKINDVFEHVSDAIRILREIKVLRLLRHPDIVVIKHIMLPPTRREFRDIYVVFELMESDLHQVIEANHDLSPEHHRFFLYQLLCALKYIHSANVFHRDLKPKNILANSDCKLKICDFGLARVAFNDSPSTIFWTDYVATRWYRAPELCGSFFSKYTPAIDIWSIGCIFAEILTGRPLFPGRNVVHQLDLITDLLGTPSSETLSRIRNENARGYLTGMQRKHPIPFSHKFHNADPLALRLLERLLAFDPKDRPTAEEALADPYFRGISKLSREPSRLPVSKFEFEFERRKLTKDDVREMIYREILEYHPQMLQEYIRGGEQISFLYPSGVDRFKRQFAHLEENYSRGERSTPLRRQHASLPRERVCSSVDSNNQDSDNEERRAISSIARTMISPPRSQEKGKNRASAYPNGIINLNSNPKIYLKSASISASTCIIRGNKGPKENGISEDMEEVVYELSDNVTRMLS, from the exons ATGGCCGGGGGAGGGGTCGTCGACGGCGTCCGCAGatggctccgccgccgccgcggccgcaccgcctccgcctATCAGCCCTTGCGCTCGTCTTCCCTGGCGCGCCACcctggcggcgacggtgggctCGAGGTGGTCCCGGGCCCCTTCgcgctccccgccgccatcCGCGTCCCTGCGCgcaactcgccgccgccgcccgacgcccAGCTCAGGAACGAG AGAACATCGGACATGGAGTTCTTTACGGAATACGGGGAGGCAAGCCAATATCAGATTCAAGAGGTCGTTGGCAAGGGAAGCTATGGAGTAGTTGCTGCTGCAGTAGATACTCACACTGGGGAGAGAGTTGCAATCAAGAAGATCAATGATGTTTTTGAGCATGTTTCAGATGCCATCCGCATTCTGCGGGAAATCAAAGTTCTTCGGCTTCTCCGCCACCCAGACATTGTTGTGATCAAGCACATCATGCTCCCTCCTACCCGAAGGGAGTTCAGGGATATTTATGTTGTTTTTGAACTCATGGAGTCAGATCTACATCAAGTTATCGAAGCAAATCATGACCTTAGCCCAGAGCATCACCGTTTTTTCTTGTACCAACTTCTTTGTGCTCTCAAGTACATACATTCAG CTAATGTATTTCATCGTGACTTAAAGCCAAAGAACATACTGGCCAATTCAGACTGCAAACTGAAGATTTGTGATTTTGGACTTGCACGTGTAGCATTTAATGATTCACCTTCAACAATTTTTTGGACC GATTATGTGGCAACAAGGTGGTACCGAGCTCCTGAATTATGTGGTTCTTTTTTCTCCAAA TACACCCCTGCAATTGATATTTGGAGTATAGGGTGCATTTTTGCTGAAATTCTCACCGGAAGACCATTATTTCCTGGGAGGAATGTTGTGCACCAGTTAGATCTAATAACAGATCTACTTGGAACTCCATCATCTGAAACTTTATCACGG ATTCGTAATGAGAATGCCAGGGGATATTTAACTGGCATGCAGAGGAAACATCCTATCCCCTTTTCTCATAAGTTTCATAATGCTGATCCTCTCGCTTTGCGCCTGCTAGAGCGTTTACTTGCATTTGATCCTAAAGATCGACCTACTGCTGAAGAG GCTTTAGCTGATCCATATTTTAGAGGAATTTCTAAGTTGAGCCGGGAGCCTTCAAGACTGCCAGTTTCAAAATTTGAGTTTGAATTTGAGCGAAGGAAACTGACAAAGGATGATGTAAGAGAAATGATATATCGAGAG ATATTAGAGTACCATCCCCAAATGCTTCAGGAGTACATCAGAGGTGGAGAACAAATTAGCTTCCTCTATCCAAG TGGGGTTGATCGTTTCAAACGGCAGTTTGCTCATCTTGAGGAGAACTACAGCAGAGGAGAAAGAAGTACCCCCTTGCGGAGACAGCATGCGTCTTTGCCAAG GGAAAGAGTATGCTCATCAGTAGATAGCAATAATCAAGACTCTGACAATGAAGAGAGGAGAGCGATATCTTCTATTGCCCGAACTATGATAAGTCCCCCAAGATCACAAGAAAAGGGCAAGAATCGTGCATCTGCTTATCCAAATGGCATAATCAATCTAAACTCCAATCCTAAGATCTATTTAAAGAGTGCTAGTATCAGTGCTTCAACGTGCATCATTAGAGGGAATAAAGGCCCGAAG GAGAATGGTATCTCTGAGGACATGGAAGAGGTTGTCTATGAGTTGTCAGATAATGTGACCAGGATGCTCTCCTAG
- the LOC4328224 gene encoding wee1-like protein kinase isoform X1: MLRTKTPRPRGGKSRRATAAAGKEREREREREREGRSPSGELSLQLEHVSLFSFLADAPREGAAAARTPFTPFEELLEGSCDPDPTPPPPLPPLQPQATPMDADEVVEEKDSGILSQDFFCTPDYITPDAPQLGSGFDANKENIPCPNSPEKSVCRSKRYKRDCSPKGLGSNDIFDSQWIAPVQFEGLDDSEEEQLKESSSHKRGSYVSQSAVALRCRVMPPPCIRNPYLNTDHQIDDNVFGGRQCKSSGFSPSVDGDGLSRYRTDFHEIEQIGRGNFSVVFKVLKRIDGCLYAVKRSIRQLHNDRERRQAVKEVQALAALAGCHENIVGYFTSWFENKQLFIQMELCDRCLSMDRNQPLKCGEALELLYQICKGLDFIHERGIAHLDVKPDNIYVRNGVYKLGDFGCATLIDRSLAIEDGDSRYMPPEMLNDKYEHLDKVDIFSLGAAIYELIRGTQLPDSGPQFTSLREGKIALLPGCPMQFQSLIKSMMDPDPVRRPSAKEVLRHPIFDKLHKAPAKK; the protein is encoded by the exons ATGCTGAGGACGAAGACCccgcggccgcgcggcggcaaGTCCCGCCGCGCCACGGCtgcggcggggaaggagagggagagggagagggagagggagagggaggggaggtcgCCGTCGGGGGAGCTGTCGCTGCAGCTCGAGCAcgtctccctcttctccttcctcgccgacgccccccgcgagggcgccgccgcggcgcgcaccCCCTTCACGCCCTTCGAGGAGCTGCTCGAGGGGTCCTGCGACCCGGACCCGACCCCGCCTCCGCCCCTACCTCCGCTGCAGCCGCAGGCCACGCCAATGGACGCCGACGAGGTCGTGGAGGAGAAGGATAGTGGCATCCTCAGCCAGGATTTCTTCTG TACCCCGGATTACATCACGCCAGATGCGCCGCAGCTCGGGAGCGGCTTCGACGCCAATAAG GAGAATATCCCTTGCCCCAATTCTCCAGAGAAATCAGTCTGTAGGAGCAAGAGATACAAGAGAG ATTGTTCCCCCAAAGGCCTTGGCTCCAATGACATTTTTGATAGCCAGTGGATTGCTCCAGTTCAGTTTGAAGGTCTAGATGATTCAGAGGAGGAACAGCTGAAGGAATCTAGTTCGCACAAGAGAGGTAGTTATGTCTCCCAATCGGCAGTGGCTCTTCGCTGCCGGGTGATGCCTCCACCATGCATCAGGAATCCATACCTCAATACAGATCATCAAATAGATGATAATGTTTTTGGTGGGAGACAATGCAAATCATCAG GGTTTTCTCCTTCTGTTGATGGTGATGGCCTTTCACGCTATCGAACTGATTTCCATGAGATTGAG CAAATTGGACGTGGAAACTTCAGTGTTGTGTTCAAAGTTCTGAAGAGGATAGATGGCTGCTTATATGCAGTAAAACGGAGTATCAGGCAACTGCATAATGACAGGGAAAG GAGGCAAGCAGTGAAGGAAGTTCAAGCTTTGGCAGCCTTAG CAGGGTGCCATGAGAACATTGTTGGATATTTCACTTCTTGGTTTGAGAACAAACAGCTTTTTATTCAAATGGAACTGTGTGACCGCTGCCTGTCCATGGATAGAAATCAGCCGCTGAAATGTGGGGAAGCCCTGGAACTGCTGTACCAG ATCTGCAAAGGCTTGGACTTCATTCATGAACGTGGTATTGCACACCTTGATGTGAAGCCAGATAACATATATGTCAGAAATGGTGTTTATAAGCTTGGTGATTTTGGTTGTGCTACACTTATTGATCGGAGTTTggcaattgaagatggagattCACGTTATATGCCTCCAGAGATGCTGAACGACAAGTATGAGCATCTTGACAAGGTGGATATCTTTTCTCTTGGGGCAGCTATCTATGAACTTATAAGAGGTACCCAGCTTCCTGATTCTGGACCTCAGTTCACAAGTCTCCGGGAGGGAAAAATTGCGTTGCTTCCAGGATGCCCAATGCAATTTCAGAGTTTAATAAAG TCCATGATGGATCCTGATCCAGTGAGGCGGCCATCTGCGAAAGAAGTCCTGAGACATCCCATCTTTGATAAGCTTCACAAGGCCCCAGCGAAGAAATAG